A genomic stretch from Halobellus sp. LT62 includes:
- the cmk gene encoding (d)CMP kinase, translated as MLVTVSGPPGAGKSTTVTALAEAFDLEHVSGGDIFRALADERGMTAVEFNKLAEEDDQIDRDLDKRLRSIALERDDVLLESRLAGWLAGDAADFRLWLDAPLSVRAARIADREDKSPERALEETREREESEALRYREYYNIDITDLSIYDIALNTARWSAEDVPDILTAAVGAYDPSTDEGKYPVEGVTYDF; from the coding sequence ATGTTGGTAACCGTTTCTGGCCCGCCCGGGGCCGGGAAGAGTACGACCGTCACCGCCCTCGCCGAGGCGTTCGATCTCGAACACGTCAGCGGCGGGGACATCTTCCGCGCGCTCGCCGACGAGCGCGGAATGACGGCGGTGGAGTTCAATAAACTCGCCGAGGAGGACGATCAGATCGATCGCGATCTGGACAAACGACTGCGGAGCATCGCGCTCGAACGCGACGATGTGTTGCTGGAGTCGCGCCTTGCGGGGTGGCTCGCGGGCGACGCCGCCGACTTCAGACTCTGGCTCGACGCGCCGCTGTCGGTTCGCGCCGCGCGGATCGCCGACCGCGAGGACAAATCGCCCGAACGGGCGCTCGAAGAGACTCGCGAACGCGAGGAGAGCGAGGCGCTGCGCTATCGGGAGTACTACAACATCGACATCACCGATCTCTCCATCTACGATATCGCGCTCAATACGGCGCGCTGGAGCGCGGAGGACGTTCCGGACATCCTGACCGCCGCCGTGGGCGCGTACGATCCGAGCACCGACGAGGGGAAGTACCCCGTCGAAGGCGTCACCTACGACTTCTGA
- a CDS encoding DUF106 domain-containing protein translates to MPRIESKVRTLVSKDDEMREAVETVLDRTDDGERDVTWLDVKGDLTSGQWGRLIEKEILVEGDEGFRVADAEATRAGLEPASTSDSSGSAAGSVTEIPDDDESSWSKYDKGAALVTVGLFVGYSWKPLRDLIGTAMDVPLSPLQELLPFYAVVMILALATGLYSTLLQANLMDMDKMSAYQDRMKDIQERRKEAKEAGDDDALDAIQEEQMEAMGDQLGMFKEQFRPMVWIMFFTIPVFLWMYWSIGVGQNASAQVALDSLVLPLVGEVEWTESVIGPIQAWIVWYFLCSMGFTQIIRKSLNIDISPTSS, encoded by the coding sequence ATGCCACGAATCGAATCGAAAGTTCGCACCCTCGTCTCGAAGGACGACGAGATGCGTGAGGCCGTCGAGACGGTCCTCGATCGGACCGACGACGGCGAGAGAGACGTCACGTGGTTGGACGTGAAAGGTGATCTCACGTCCGGGCAGTGGGGCCGTCTCATCGAAAAGGAGATTCTCGTCGAGGGCGACGAAGGGTTCCGCGTGGCCGACGCCGAGGCGACTCGGGCGGGGCTCGAACCCGCGTCCACGTCGGACTCGTCGGGATCGGCCGCCGGGAGCGTCACGGAGATTCCGGACGACGACGAGTCCTCTTGGTCGAAGTACGACAAGGGCGCGGCGCTCGTCACGGTCGGCCTCTTCGTCGGCTACTCGTGGAAGCCGCTTCGGGACCTCATCGGGACCGCGATGGACGTCCCGCTCAGCCCGCTGCAGGAACTGCTTCCCTTCTACGCCGTCGTGATGATCCTCGCGCTCGCGACCGGGTTGTACTCGACGCTCCTGCAGGCGAACCTGATGGATATGGACAAGATGTCCGCGTATCAAGACCGGATGAAAGACATTCAGGAACGCCGGAAAGAGGCGAAAGAGGCGGGCGACGACGACGCCCTCGACGCCATCCAAGAGGAGCAGATGGAAGCGATGGGCGACCAACTCGGGATGTTCAAAGAGCAGTTCCGTCCGATGGTGTGGATTATGTTCTTTACCATCCCGGTGTTCCTGTGGATGTACTGGTCGATCGGCGTCGGGCAGAACGCCAGCGCGCAGGTCGCGCTGGACTCGCTCGTGCTGCCGCTCGTCGGCGAAGTCGAGTGGACGGAGTCGGTTATCGGGCCGATTCAGGCGTGGATTGTCTGGTACTTCCTCTGCTCGATGGGGTTCACGCAGATCATCCGCAAGAGCCTGAACATCGACATCTCGCCGACATCGTCCTGA
- a CDS encoding adenylate kinase, protein MGKHILLLGPPGAGKGTQSKRLAAEFDLEHVTTGDALRANKEMDISEMDTEYDTPGEYMDAGELVPDEVVNAIVEEALTSADGYVLDGYPRNLEQAEELSEMTDLDAVVYLAVDTDELVDRLTGRRVCPDCGASYHVEFEPPEEEGVCDECGAELVQRDDDTEETVRERLRVYEENTAPVIEHYRDEGVLVEVDGEGTPEEVFQAIVDVVDE, encoded by the coding sequence ATGGGCAAGCACATCTTGCTTCTCGGCCCGCCGGGTGCCGGGAAGGGAACGCAGTCGAAGCGCCTCGCCGCCGAGTTCGACCTCGAACACGTGACGACCGGGGACGCGCTCCGCGCCAACAAGGAGATGGACATCAGCGAGATGGACACCGAGTACGACACGCCGGGCGAGTACATGGACGCCGGCGAACTCGTCCCCGACGAGGTCGTCAACGCCATCGTCGAGGAGGCGCTCACGAGCGCCGACGGCTACGTCCTCGACGGCTACCCCCGGAACCTCGAACAGGCCGAGGAGCTCTCGGAGATGACCGACCTCGACGCCGTCGTCTACCTCGCAGTCGACACCGACGAACTCGTCGACAGACTGACCGGTCGCCGCGTCTGTCCGGACTGCGGGGCGAGCTATCACGTCGAGTTCGAGCCGCCCGAGGAGGAGGGCGTCTGCGATGAGTGCGGCGCGGAACTCGTCCAGCGCGACGACGACACCGAGGAGACCGTCCGCGAGCGACTCCGCGTCTACGAGGAGAACACCGCGCCCGTGATCGAGCACTACCGCGACGAAGGCGTCCTCGTCGAGGTCGATGGCGAGGGAACGCCCGAGGAAGTCTTCCAAGCGATCGTCGACGTCGTCGACGAGTAG
- a CDS encoding universal stress protein, translating to MTESEPLFARPILPVANEDDAARTAAVALPHVAAAGGRATALHVIEKAGGAPDKAPLEQREEMADAIFERVRTAGADAGVEVETDLRYGTDVAETILEAAEDLDATAIVFTPRGGKAWWDIFSGDTRETLTTESEIPVVVLPSREDDGADETADDADGSMDDADGGTTGDDA from the coding sequence ATGACTGAGAGCGAACCCCTGTTCGCCCGGCCGATACTGCCGGTCGCGAACGAGGACGACGCCGCCCGGACGGCGGCGGTCGCGCTTCCGCACGTGGCCGCGGCGGGCGGGCGGGCGACCGCACTTCACGTGATCGAGAAGGCGGGCGGCGCGCCGGACAAAGCGCCGCTCGAACAGCGAGAGGAGATGGCCGACGCGATATTCGAGCGCGTTCGCACGGCCGGAGCCGACGCCGGCGTCGAGGTCGAAACCGACCTCCGCTACGGGACCGACGTCGCCGAGACGATTCTCGAAGCGGCCGAGGATCTCGATGCGACCGCGATCGTGTTCACCCCGCGCGGGGGCAAAGCGTGGTGGGACATTTTCAGCGGCGACACGCGCGAGACGCTGACCACCGAGAGCGAGATTCCGGTCGTCGTCCTCCCGAGCCGCGAGGATGACGGGGCCGACGAAACGGCGGATGATGCCGATGGATCGATGGATGATGCCGATGGCGGAACGACGGGTGACGACGCGTGA